A stretch of the uncultured Desulfobacter sp. genome encodes the following:
- a CDS encoding S24 family peptidase: MTENKVDILIHRIMDATGISSQAELAKELGINRSGITHARNKNHIPDNWIVKLFRRFRVNPDWVDTGKGSVFFDRKHADDDSEFRRIPKVAARLSAGTGSFECDPDISQFLSFPSAWLARKGSAAAMVAMEVFGQSMEPLIREGDTVLIDQSQTRIMAGAIYAVGVDDTILVKRLEKHPDALVLCSDNKDFSPIHLDIHALEKVRVLGRVIWSCREYR, from the coding sequence TGACGGAAAATAAAGTTGATATATTGATTCACCGGATTATGGATGCTACCGGGATTTCGTCCCAGGCCGAACTTGCCAAAGAGCTTGGTATTAATAGATCGGGGATCACCCATGCCAGAAATAAGAATCATATCCCTGATAACTGGATTGTCAAACTTTTCAGGCGGTTCAGAGTGAATCCGGATTGGGTGGATACGGGTAAAGGCTCTGTTTTTTTTGATCGGAAACATGCAGATGACGACAGTGAATTTCGCAGGATTCCAAAGGTTGCTGCCCGTCTGTCCGCCGGCACCGGATCATTTGAGTGTGACCCGGACATTTCTCAGTTTCTTTCCTTTCCTTCTGCCTGGCTTGCCCGTAAAGGGTCGGCGGCAGCCATGGTGGCCATGGAGGTGTTTGGACAAAGCATGGAGCCTTTGATCCGGGAAGGGGACACCGTCTTAATTGATCAGTCCCAGACCCGTATTATGGCTGGTGCTATTTATGCAGTGGGGGTGGATGATACCATTCTTGTCAAACGGCTTGAAAAACATCCGGATGCCTTGGTGCTGTGCAGTGATAACAAGGATTTTTCTCCCATTCATTTGGATATTCATGCCCTTGAAAAGGTTCGGGTTCTTGGGCGTGTGATTTGGAGCTGCCGGGAATACAGGTAA